The following proteins come from a genomic window of Yinghuangia sp. ASG 101:
- a CDS encoding TetR/AcrR family transcriptional regulator, whose translation MSTPASRRRLPPAERREEILKAATDLIASSGFNGVPLEAFAAACGMTKAGLLHHFPSKDALLVAVLERRDELDLTNVGDALGPATNPASARALMTAVVRRNLTQRPILRLYAVLAAEALNPDHPAHAYFQARLGEGRAMFERHILAWHPRPDLAAVELLSFLDGLQHHWLRDPGIDFLAQWEVFADRFFTA comes from the coding sequence ATGTCCACCCCCGCAAGCCGCCGTCGGCTGCCACCGGCCGAACGCCGCGAGGAGATCCTGAAGGCGGCCACCGACCTCATCGCCTCCTCCGGCTTCAACGGTGTGCCGTTGGAGGCGTTCGCCGCCGCCTGCGGCATGACCAAAGCCGGGCTGCTCCACCACTTCCCGTCCAAGGACGCCCTGCTCGTCGCGGTCCTCGAACGGCGCGACGAACTCGACCTCACCAACGTCGGCGACGCCCTGGGACCCGCAACAAATCCGGCGTCGGCACGCGCCCTCATGACCGCGGTCGTCCGGCGCAACCTGACCCAGCGTCCGATCCTGCGGTTGTACGCGGTCCTGGCAGCCGAAGCACTCAACCCCGACCACCCCGCGCACGCCTACTTCCAGGCGCGGCTCGGCGAGGGCCGCGCCATGTTCGAACGGCACATCCTGGCCTGGCACCCGCGCCCCGACCTGGCCGCGGTGGAACTCCTGTCCTTCCTCGACGGTTTGCAACACCACTGGCTGCGCGACCCCGGCATCGACTTCCTCGCCCAATGGGAGGTCTTCGCCGACCGGTTCTTCACGGCCTGA
- a CDS encoding HAD family hydrolase, with protein MASTAGRVPESLRDVATAGLAQPASALVPHVRGAGAPLTRVGTAAVFVDMDDTLTPEVKVWPDFLRGLMRDQNVAPDRNDMFDLGLAGTDLTLRMYDLGVRSPGLDRDRPREEHAAGMRAGADQAVVAAIHDRGREFMPGADAMLAALAASPMRVGLVTSAGNAIAEASLRALERASRHGFRRDMFDTMVTLDKVAHGKPHPEPYLRAAADLGVDPARCVAFEDSHSGVHAANTAGMGTTVAVTGTGNVPRGPRIHRVPSLEHVSVLTVAGHPVLTVGPPRPQHAQHTLPPPTAVSTDRERAQAVGRELRKG; from the coding sequence TTGGCGTCCACGGCAGGACGGGTTCCGGAATCCCTTCGCGATGTCGCCACCGCCGGGCTGGCCCAGCCGGCATCGGCCCTGGTCCCGCATGTGCGCGGCGCGGGAGCACCGCTGACGCGTGTGGGCACGGCGGCGGTATTCGTGGACATGGACGACACCCTGACGCCCGAGGTCAAGGTCTGGCCGGACTTCCTGCGCGGACTGATGCGCGACCAGAACGTGGCCCCCGACCGCAACGACATGTTCGACCTCGGGTTGGCAGGCACCGACCTGACCCTGCGGATGTACGACCTCGGCGTGCGCAGCCCCGGACTCGACCGGGACCGGCCGCGAGAAGAGCATGCGGCCGGGATGCGCGCGGGAGCCGACCAGGCCGTCGTGGCCGCGATACACGACCGGGGACGGGAGTTCATGCCCGGTGCCGATGCCATGCTCGCGGCGCTCGCCGCATCCCCGATGCGCGTGGGCCTGGTCACCAGCGCAGGCAACGCGATCGCCGAGGCGTCCTTGCGGGCGCTTGAGCGCGCTTCCCGTCACGGGTTCCGGCGGGACATGTTCGACACCATGGTCACCCTTGACAAGGTCGCGCACGGCAAACCCCACCCCGAGCCGTACCTGCGCGCCGCCGCGGACCTCGGCGTGGACCCGGCGCGGTGTGTGGCGTTCGAGGACTCGCACAGCGGCGTACATGCGGCGAACACCGCCGGAATGGGCACCACGGTCGCGGTCACCGGCACGGGCAACGTACCGCGAGGCCCCCGCATCCACCGCGTCCCCTCCCTGGAGCACGTATCCGTGCTCACCGTCGCGGGCCATCCGGTGCTCACCGTGGGTCCGCCCCGGCCACAGCACGCACAACACACCCTGCCCCCGCCGACGGCCGTCTCGACTGACCGCGAACGCGCACAAGCGGTCGGCCGGGAACTGCGCAAGGGCTGA
- a CDS encoding glycoside hydrolase family 2 TIM barrel-domain containing protein, which yields MIRSCFNDGWQVRPKASPFVELAGPSVPYRQVTLPHDAMIGQERVPPEGEASMDAHARAYFPGGVFEYRKAFFVPDEYRGRRVFLEFEGVYRDATVYVNGDYAGQRPYGYSGFLVDADRFLRFGRENEIRVEARTHQDSRWYTGAGIYRDTWMLVGGLVRIAPGGVRVTTPDIDPHRAVVEVAATIANDSIAIRTLDLTVEIRDGAGAVVATDTAKVTVLPGEPATARRRVYVFDPSLWSAESPFLYSCEVRIQDEAGEADAETTVFGIRSLQLDPRFGLRVNGETVKLRGACVHHDNGILGAATHARAEERRVEILKDAGFNAIRMAHHPMSRAMLEACDRVGMMVMDEAFDMWTSAKSDFDYSLSFPEWWERDLEAMVAKDFNHPSVILYSIGNEVPEAGSVAGAAWGRRLAEKIRSLDGGRYVTNGINNMVAVMSELKRTTEQAPEDTEAPTGVNTFMTDLGDTMNLLSASELVTERTAESYGVLDVAGMNYSESRYALDKGLFPNRVIVGTETFPTRIDTNWELVRQHGHVIGDFTWTGWDYLGEVGIGRPRYPASDTPADLLAPYPYLLAGCGDIDITGHRRPASYYREIVFGLRTEPYIAVQRPEHHGKSWAGTPWAWSDALSSWTWPGFEDKPITVEVYSGAGEVELILNGRSVDRRPAGAGHRFRAEFHLVHEPGELVAVAYRDGAETGRHVLRSATGPLRLRAEADRSAVSTAHGDLAYVTLTLTDADGTVHTAADRPVSLHVSGNGALTGFGSANPATTERFDATEHHTHEGRALAVLRPLAPGEILLRASAPGCDPVEIPITVA from the coding sequence GTGATCCGCAGTTGCTTCAACGACGGTTGGCAGGTCCGGCCGAAGGCGAGTCCCTTTGTCGAACTGGCCGGCCCCTCCGTTCCGTACCGGCAGGTCACGCTGCCGCACGACGCGATGATCGGTCAGGAGCGGGTGCCTCCGGAGGGCGAGGCGTCGATGGACGCGCACGCCCGCGCGTACTTCCCCGGAGGGGTGTTCGAGTACCGCAAGGCGTTCTTCGTCCCGGACGAGTACCGGGGCAGGCGCGTCTTCCTGGAGTTCGAGGGTGTGTACCGGGACGCGACCGTGTATGTCAACGGCGACTACGCCGGGCAACGTCCTTACGGCTACTCCGGTTTCCTCGTCGACGCCGACCGTTTCCTGCGATTCGGGCGGGAGAACGAGATCCGCGTCGAGGCCCGCACTCACCAGGACTCCCGCTGGTACACGGGCGCGGGCATCTACCGGGACACCTGGATGCTCGTCGGCGGGCTCGTACGGATCGCCCCCGGCGGTGTCCGGGTCACCACTCCCGACATCGACCCGCACCGGGCGGTCGTGGAGGTCGCGGCCACGATCGCGAACGACTCGATCGCGATCCGCACCCTCGACCTGACCGTCGAGATCCGCGATGGCGCCGGCGCGGTCGTCGCCACCGACACCGCGAAGGTCACGGTCCTGCCCGGCGAGCCCGCCACCGCTCGGCGGCGCGTCTATGTCTTCGACCCGTCGCTGTGGAGCGCCGAGTCGCCCTTCCTGTACTCCTGCGAGGTGAGGATCCAGGACGAAGCGGGCGAGGCGGACGCCGAGACCACGGTCTTCGGCATCCGCTCGCTGCAACTCGACCCCCGTTTCGGCCTGCGCGTCAACGGCGAGACCGTCAAGCTGCGGGGTGCGTGCGTCCACCACGACAACGGGATCCTCGGCGCGGCCACCCACGCCCGCGCGGAGGAACGCCGGGTCGAGATCCTGAAGGACGCCGGGTTCAACGCCATCCGCATGGCCCACCACCCCATGAGCAGGGCCATGCTGGAGGCCTGCGACCGCGTGGGCATGATGGTGATGGACGAGGCGTTCGACATGTGGACGTCGGCGAAGAGCGACTTCGACTACAGCCTCAGCTTCCCCGAGTGGTGGGAACGCGACCTCGAGGCGATGGTCGCCAAGGACTTCAACCACCCCAGCGTCATCCTCTACTCGATCGGCAACGAGGTCCCCGAGGCCGGCTCGGTCGCGGGTGCGGCGTGGGGCCGCAGGCTCGCCGAGAAGATCCGATCACTGGACGGCGGACGCTACGTCACCAACGGAATCAACAACATGGTCGCCGTGATGTCGGAACTGAAGCGGACGACCGAGCAGGCCCCCGAGGACACCGAAGCGCCCACAGGCGTCAACACGTTCATGACCGACCTCGGGGACACGATGAACCTGCTCAGCGCCTCGGAACTGGTGACCGAGCGCACCGCGGAGTCGTACGGCGTACTCGACGTCGCCGGCATGAACTACTCCGAGAGCCGCTACGCCCTCGACAAGGGCCTGTTCCCCAACCGGGTCATCGTCGGCACCGAGACCTTCCCGACCCGGATCGACACCAACTGGGAGCTGGTACGGCAACACGGCCACGTCATCGGGGACTTCACCTGGACGGGCTGGGACTACCTGGGCGAGGTCGGCATCGGCCGCCCCCGCTACCCGGCCTCCGACACGCCTGCGGATCTCCTCGCGCCGTACCCCTACCTGCTGGCCGGTTGCGGCGACATCGACATCACCGGCCACCGCCGCCCGGCGTCCTACTATCGCGAGATCGTCTTCGGCCTGCGCACCGAGCCGTACATCGCCGTTCAGCGGCCCGAACACCACGGCAAAAGCTGGGCCGGAACGCCCTGGGCGTGGAGCGATGCGCTGTCCAGCTGGACCTGGCCCGGGTTCGAGGACAAGCCGATCACCGTGGAGGTGTACAGCGGCGCCGGCGAGGTCGAACTCATCCTCAACGGCCGCTCCGTCGACCGCCGGCCGGCCGGGGCGGGACACCGCTTCCGGGCCGAGTTCCACCTTGTCCACGAACCCGGCGAACTCGTGGCTGTCGCCTACCGGGACGGCGCGGAGACAGGGCGCCACGTCCTGCGCTCGGCCACGGGTCCCCTGCGACTGCGTGCGGAAGCCGACCGGTCGGCCGTCTCCACCGCACACGGCGACCTCGCGTACGTCACCCTCACCCTGACCGACGCCGACGGCACCGTCCACACCGCAGCCGACCGGCCCGTAAGCCTCCACGTCTCCGGCAACGGCGCCTTGACGGGCTTCGGCAGCGCCAACCCCGCCACCACCGAGCGCTTCGACGCCACCGAACACCACACCCACGAAGGACGCGCCCTGGCCGTCCTCCGCCCTCTCGCCCCCGGCGAAATCCTCCTGCGAGCCTCAGCCCCGGGCTGCGATCCGGTCGAGATCCCGATCACGGTCGCATAA